The following are from one region of the Methanospirillum hungatei genome:
- a CDS encoding serine hydrolase, with translation MKYSSLFVLVLIFSTAQTIDAGPINVQNPETGGMSPLTGIGVKASQSLTTSDLDDIIAHFDTYAEEERQKWDVPGMAIAIVKDGKIVFTKGYGVKTEGESDPVTTNTVFQIGSTSKAFTAALAAMEVDSGRMNWTDPVVSYVPDFEMSDPWVTKEFTITDSLAQKSGLSDHWGTDLPIFGYDRAEIIHALRYAEPVSSFRSQFMYQNVPFLVAAEAIEKTSGMSWEDNLRKQIFTPLNMTSASTGYESFLAAPDHTSLHMIGRTSNNTIGPIPIESDWRFTDFTDIMGPAGGINADIKDMAAWAIFQLGNGSCGADELITSDNMAFMHTPKTPISDIMVDPVGYYCQGWIYQEMNGTPSIIWHNGATLGGIANIMLVPKENLGIVILANEKGPNIPDFLAFSFYDQCFGGTSAVKNTMSLNDYMALVGQMILPPKLEIFNNTTSPKDLTPYRGSYQNDVFGTAVVFEQNDNLTVTIGKRPVTFYLSMIDERTFMATCPEYSQDYFKNVTFTIGPDGTIQEFSAPLFIVSENVPYTRINP, from the coding sequence ATGAAGTACTCTTCTCTGTTCGTTCTCGTTCTTATTTTTAGTACCGCTCAAACAATCGATGCTGGTCCCATCAATGTGCAGAATCCTGAAACAGGAGGTATGAGTCCACTTACAGGTATTGGGGTAAAGGCATCCCAATCCCTCACAACATCGGATCTTGATGATATCATCGCTCATTTTGATACGTATGCCGAGGAAGAGCGACAAAAGTGGGATGTGCCCGGGATGGCTATCGCCATAGTAAAAGACGGGAAGATAGTTTTTACCAAGGGATACGGGGTGAAGACGGAAGGGGAGTCTGATCCGGTTACAACAAACACGGTATTTCAGATTGGATCTACTTCAAAAGCATTTACTGCAGCACTTGCAGCGATGGAAGTAGATAGCGGCAGAATGAACTGGACCGACCCGGTTGTGAGTTATGTACCGGATTTTGAGATGAGCGATCCCTGGGTCACGAAAGAGTTTACAATAACCGACTCACTTGCCCAAAAGAGCGGGCTTTCAGATCATTGGGGAACTGACCTCCCAATCTTCGGATATGACCGTGCTGAAATAATCCATGCTCTTCGATATGCTGAGCCTGTATCCAGTTTCAGATCTCAGTTTATGTATCAGAATGTTCCGTTTTTGGTGGCTGCAGAAGCAATAGAAAAAACAAGTGGGATGAGCTGGGAGGACAATCTCCGGAAACAAATTTTCACTCCGCTGAATATGACCAGTGCTTCTACTGGCTATGAATCCTTTCTGGCAGCACCGGATCATACATCATTGCATATGATTGGACGTACCTCAAACAACACGATAGGTCCCATCCCGATTGAAAGCGACTGGAGATTCACTGATTTCACTGACATAATGGGTCCTGCTGGCGGTATCAATGCAGATATCAAAGATATGGCTGCCTGGGCAATCTTCCAGCTTGGAAACGGATCATGTGGAGCAGATGAACTCATCACTTCTGATAATATGGCTTTCATGCACACTCCCAAAACGCCTATCAGTGATATCATGGTTGATCCTGTAGGCTATTATTGCCAGGGATGGATTTACCAGGAGATGAATGGCACTCCCTCAATTATCTGGCACAATGGTGCGACATTGGGAGGAATTGCGAATATCATGCTTGTTCCTAAGGAGAACCTCGGCATTGTGATTCTGGCAAATGAAAAAGGGCCGAACATTCCTGATTTCCTGGCATTTTCCTTCTATGATCAGTGTTTTGGTGGTACTAGTGCTGTGAAAAATACCATGTCTCTGAACGATTATATGGCATTAGTAGGGCAGATGATTCTTCCCCCAAAACTGGAAATATTTAACAACACAACTTCACCAAAAGATCTGACCCCATATCGTGGATCCTATCAGAATGATGTATTTGGGACCGCTGTGGTCTTCGAGCAGAACGATAACCTGACCGTGACCATCGGCAAAAGACCGGTTACATTTTATTTATCCATGATAGATGAGAGAACCTTTATGGCTACCTGTCCGGAATATAGCCAGGATTATTTCAAAAATGTCACCTTCACCATCGGACCTGATGGAACCATTCAGGAATTTTCCGCTCCGCTCTTTATTGTGAGCGAGAATGTTCCCTATACCAGAATCAACCCATAA
- a CDS encoding IS5 family transposase codes for MDNFSTFIFREEYEKYKKLGDTLSNISDSIDWERFRVIISPLYKDNKNDGGRPHLDEIVMIKTLVLQHLYGLSDYEIERNIYDRMSFRHFLGFPDTIPDRSTIWLFRERLINSNCLDLIWEELQHQIDKLGFGIHRGVIQDATFITTDPGHAKKDKPRGDEALTRRSKEGTWSKKGNNSYFGYKMHTLVDKEFMIIREVGTSTASLHDSQIDLTEPGQTVYRDKGYFGVKPNASMDKTMHRATRDHPLSCKEKRRNKAISRIRSLGELPYAVMKRIFKGGHVLVTTIERVHVKNIFSCFSYNLYRLKSVQKAM; via the coding sequence GTGGATAACTTTAGTACATTCATTTTTCGAGAAGAATATGAAAAATACAAAAAATTAGGTGATACTCTTTCAAATATCAGCGATTCTATCGATTGGGAGCGATTTAGAGTCATAATTTCACCCCTCTACAAAGATAACAAAAATGATGGTGGACGCCCTCATTTAGATGAAATAGTGATGATTAAAACCTTGGTATTGCAACATCTCTATGGATTATCAGATTATGAAATCGAACGTAATATTTATGATCGAATGAGTTTTCGTCATTTTTTAGGTTTTCCAGACACAATTCCAGATCGTTCAACAATTTGGCTATTCAGAGAGCGATTAATAAATAGTAACTGCCTTGATTTAATTTGGGAAGAATTACAGCATCAAATAGACAAATTAGGATTTGGAATTCATCGTGGAGTTATTCAGGACGCGACTTTCATCACCACAGATCCAGGTCATGCAAAAAAAGATAAACCGAGAGGTGATGAAGCTCTGACTCGACGATCAAAGGAGGGAACATGGAGTAAAAAAGGGAATAACTCCTATTTCGGTTATAAAATGCATACATTAGTAGACAAAGAATTTATGATTATTCGAGAAGTCGGAACCTCGACGGCATCACTTCACGATAGTCAAATCGATCTAACTGAACCCGGACAAACAGTTTACCGTGATAAAGGATATTTTGGCGTAAAACCAAATGCCTCAATGGATAAAACTATGCACCGAGCAACCCGAGATCATCCCTTGAGTTGCAAAGAAAAACGCAGAAATAAAGCAATATCACGGATCCGCTCTCTTGGTGAGTTGCCATACGCTGTTATGAAACGAATTTTTAAAGGAGGGCATGTTTTGGTAACAACTATTGAACGTGTACACGTGAAAAACATCTTTTCCTGCTTTTCTTACAATTTATATCGACTGAAAAGTGTTCAAAAAGCTATGTAA
- a CDS encoding type II toxin-antitoxin system RelE family toxin has translation MSKFTLLISKGAERDLAELPKLARNSLEVTLAELELLDNPREKLGPLKGRAKGLYSLRTGEYRAIIEIFDYKLMLLVIEAGHRKTIYRKYQN, from the coding sequence TTGAGTAAGTTCACGTTACTCATCTCGAAAGGAGCAGAACGTGACTTAGCAGAGCTTCCGAAATTAGCCAGGAACTCTCTGGAGGTAACTCTAGCAGAACTTGAACTCCTTGATAATCCCCGTGAAAAACTCGGACCCCTGAAAGGGAGGGCAAAGGGATTGTACTCTCTGAGAACCGGAGAATATCGGGCTATCATTGAGATTTTTGATTATAAACTGATGCTCCTAGTCATTGAAGCAGGTCATAGGAAAACGATATACCGTAAATACCAAAATTGA